In one window of Gemmatimonadota bacterium DNA:
- the tal gene encoding transaldolase, with protein MTNPLRQLGAHGQSPWYDFITRDLIASGELGRLIREDGLRGMTTNPTIFEKAIAGSDLYDADIRRLAAEGRTPAEIFEALAVADVQAACDLFREVYEASGGLDGLVSIEVSPTLAHDTEGTIREAERLWHRVERANVMIKIPGTREGLPAITHCLAQGINVNVTLLFGVQRYREVVEAFMGGLEQRHRAGRPIGAIASVASFFVSRVDGKVPGFKAAIANAALAYQAFEELFATPRWQGLAAVGAMVQRPLWASTSAKDPSLPDVYYVEALVGDRTVNTLPPATFAAYRDHGQPARRIHEAVATAPAVLADLARQGINLEHITPILESEGVSSFAASFASLLAVIEKKAAVLV; from the coding sequence ATGACCAATCCCCTCCGCCAGCTCGGCGCCCACGGCCAGAGCCCCTGGTACGACTTCATCACCCGCGACCTCATCGCCTCGGGCGAGCTGGGGCGGCTGATCCGCGAGGACGGCCTGCGGGGCATGACCACCAACCCCACGATCTTCGAGAAGGCCATCGCGGGGAGCGACCTCTACGACGCCGACATCCGCCGCCTGGCGGCGGAGGGGCGCACCCCGGCCGAGATCTTCGAGGCGCTGGCGGTGGCCGACGTGCAGGCCGCGTGCGACCTCTTCCGCGAGGTGTACGAGGCGTCGGGGGGGCTCGACGGGCTGGTCTCGATCGAGGTCTCGCCCACGCTGGCGCACGACACCGAGGGCACCATCCGCGAGGCCGAGCGGCTGTGGCACCGGGTGGAGCGGGCCAACGTGATGATCAAGATCCCGGGCACCCGCGAGGGGCTCCCGGCGATCACCCACTGCCTGGCGCAGGGCATCAACGTGAACGTCACCCTGCTGTTCGGGGTGCAGCGCTATCGCGAGGTGGTCGAGGCGTTCATGGGCGGGCTGGAGCAGCGGCACCGCGCGGGGCGGCCGATCGGCGCCATCGCGTCGGTGGCGAGCTTCTTCGTGAGCCGGGTGGACGGCAAGGTGCCGGGGTTCAAGGCGGCGATCGCCAACGCGGCGCTGGCCTACCAGGCGTTCGAGGAGCTGTTCGCCACGCCGCGGTGGCAGGGGCTCGCGGCGGTGGGCGCCATGGTGCAGCGGCCGCTGTGGGCCTCCACCAGCGCCAAGGACCCGAGCCTTCCCGACGTGTACTACGTGGAGGCGCTGGTGGGCGACCGCACCGTGAACACCCTGCCGCCGGCCACCTTCGCCGCCTACCGCGACCATGGCCAGCCGGCCCGGCGCATCCACGAGGCCGTCGCCACCGCGCCCGCCGTGCTCGCCGACCTGGCGCGGCAGGGCATCAACCTCGAGCACATCACCCCGATCCTCGAGTCCGAGGGGGTGAGCTCGTTCGCGGCGTCGTTCGCGTCGCTGCTCGCCGTGATCGAGAAGAAGGCCGCGGTCCTGGTCTAG
- the tkt gene encoding transketolase, with the protein MFGRLYRSPVLSTPATRTRPATEAASSDATWQVINSLRVLAMDAVEQSQSGHPGTPMALAPAAIVLWEQCLRFDPAAPAWPDRDRFVLSCGHASMLLYGLLHLSGYELTLEDLRQFRQWGSKTPGHPERGHTVGVETTTGPLGQGVGNAVGMAIAERVLRERFNRPGHEVIDHRVWGFVSDGDLMEGVASEAASLAGHLGLGRLTLIFDDNHITIDGDTALSFTEDVGRRFEAYGWHVLRVADGNDLAAIAAALAAARAEAARPTLVVLRTKIGDPAPTKGNTSAAHGAPLGKDEVAKTKAILGWPETPFHVAPETVAWRDAARRRGAAAHADWSARFAAYRAAHPALAAELEQWLSGALPAGWDDGLPGFTPADGQLATRQASAKVLNALAAKLPNLMGGSADLAESTGTDIKGGGSFSATGTGRNVHWGVREHGMGACLNGMAAHGGIRPFGSTFLIFTDYCKPSIRLAGLMQLPVVYIGTHDSIGLGEDGPTHQPIEQLAMLRSTPNVTVIRPADANETVEAWKAAVRRADGPTVLVLSRQKLPILDRTRYAPAEGAARGGYVLLDAPGGTPAAIVMATGAEVHLALAAVERLQASGVAARLVSLPSWELFAAQPAAYREAVLPAAVRARVAVEAATSFGWHRWVGERGEVVGIDHFGASAPADRLFKEFGFTADGIVAAVTRVLS; encoded by the coding sequence ATGTTTGGCCGTCTTTACCGGAGCCCAGTCCTGAGCACCCCCGCGACGCGGACCCGTCCGGCCACCGAGGCCGCCTCGTCCGACGCCACCTGGCAGGTCATCAACTCCCTCCGCGTCCTCGCCATGGACGCCGTGGAACAGTCCCAGTCGGGCCATCCCGGCACCCCGATGGCCCTCGCCCCGGCGGCGATCGTCCTCTGGGAACAGTGCCTCCGGTTCGATCCCGCCGCCCCCGCCTGGCCCGACCGCGACCGCTTCGTGCTCTCCTGCGGCCACGCCTCGATGCTCCTCTACGGGCTGCTGCACCTGAGCGGGTATGAGCTCACGCTCGAGGACCTGCGCCAGTTCCGGCAGTGGGGATCGAAGACGCCGGGGCACCCGGAGCGCGGCCACACCGTCGGCGTGGAGACCACCACCGGCCCGCTGGGCCAGGGCGTGGGGAACGCGGTGGGCATGGCCATCGCCGAGCGGGTGCTGCGCGAGCGCTTCAACCGCCCGGGCCACGAGGTGATCGACCACCGGGTCTGGGGCTTCGTGAGCGACGGCGACCTCATGGAAGGCGTGGCGAGCGAGGCCGCCTCGCTCGCCGGGCACCTGGGGCTGGGGCGCCTGACCCTGATCTTCGACGACAACCACATCACCATCGACGGTGACACCGCGCTCAGCTTCACCGAGGACGTGGGGCGCCGCTTCGAGGCCTACGGCTGGCACGTGCTGCGGGTGGCCGATGGCAACGACCTGGCCGCGATCGCGGCGGCGCTCGCCGCGGCCCGCGCCGAGGCGGCCAGGCCGACGCTGGTGGTCCTGCGCACGAAGATCGGCGACCCCGCGCCCACCAAGGGGAACACCTCCGCCGCCCACGGCGCGCCCCTCGGCAAGGACGAGGTGGCGAAGACCAAGGCCATCCTCGGCTGGCCCGAGACCCCGTTCCACGTGGCGCCCGAGACCGTGGCCTGGCGCGATGCCGCCCGGCGGCGGGGTGCCGCCGCGCACGCGGACTGGTCCGCCCGCTTCGCGGCTTACCGCGCCGCCCACCCCGCGCTCGCCGCCGAGCTGGAGCAGTGGCTCTCGGGTGCGCTCCCCGCGGGCTGGGACGACGGGCTCCCCGGCTTCACCCCCGCCGACGGCCAGCTGGCCACCCGGCAGGCCTCCGCCAAGGTGCTCAACGCGCTGGCGGCAAAGCTCCCGAACCTCATGGGCGGCTCGGCCGACCTGGCCGAGAGCACCGGCACGGACATCAAGGGCGGCGGCAGCTTCTCGGCCACCGGCACCGGCCGGAACGTCCACTGGGGCGTGCGCGAGCACGGCATGGGCGCCTGCCTCAACGGGATGGCGGCGCACGGCGGCATCCGCCCCTTCGGCAGCACCTTCCTGATCTTCACCGACTACTGCAAGCCGTCGATCCGCCTCGCGGGGCTGATGCAGCTGCCGGTGGTCTACATCGGCACCCACGACTCCATCGGCCTGGGCGAGGACGGCCCGACGCACCAGCCGATCGAGCAGCTCGCGATGCTGCGGTCCACGCCGAACGTCACCGTGATCCGGCCGGCCGACGCGAACGAGACGGTCGAGGCCTGGAAGGCCGCGGTGCGTCGCGCCGACGGGCCCACCGTGCTGGTGCTCTCGCGGCAGAAGCTGCCGATCCTCGACCGGACCCGGTACGCGCCGGCGGAGGGCGCGGCGCGGGGCGGATACGTGCTGCTCGACGCCCCCGGCGGCACCCCCGCGGCCATCGTCATGGCCACCGGGGCGGAGGTGCACCTGGCGCTGGCGGCGGTGGAACGGCTGCAGGCGTCGGGGGTGGCGGCGCGGCTGGTGTCGCTGCCGTCGTGGGAACTGTTCGCGGCGCAGCCCGCCGCCTATCGTGAGGCGGTGCTCCCGGCGGCGGTGCGTGCGCGGGTGGCCGTCGAGGCGGCGACCAGCTTCGGCTGGCACCGGTGGGTGGGGGAGCGGGGCGAAGTCGTCGGGATCGACCACTTCGGCGCGTCCGCCCCGGCGGACCGCCTGTTCAAGGAATTCGGGTTCACCGCCGACGGCATCGTTGCCGCGGTCACACGGGTGCTTTCATGA
- a CDS encoding Mur ligase — protein sequence MTPPTTPTGAPAITLADSRRVPGPGLLWDRPGAVAEVTCPDELLDGFLAAWREAARRMLDRLGWTTEALTARRFAHGASVAVSAPIDLLFTATEINEWAIAAATEHLGGPAAPIEAVAAADLRERMRAEARPALLALYREATARGLTCLHDPDEVSVGAGTGSRTWAVGALPAPAQVDWAGIHDIPVVLVTGSNGKTTTVRLLAAMATAAGRLTGLSCTDTVTIGGEVMDRGDWAGPAGARFVLRDRRVEFAVLETARGGILRRGLAATRAVAAMVTNIAEDHVGEWGVGDLRTLAETKLVVGRAVLPGGRLVLNADDAHLVAVAPLARAPILWTSLDPGAPVLAAHRATGGDACWVEDGMIVLAQGGARTEVLPVADAPMTIGGAARHNVYNALGAVALAAVAGLPLDAIRAGLRQFHGTSHDNPGRLNLYQLGGATAIVDFAHNPHGMDALIALARALPAARRLVILGQAGDRDDDAIRQLARSAWALRPDRVLLKEMEHYLRGRQPGEASDLLAAELQALGADPASVERHPTELLAVRAALAWARPGDLLVLPTHAERGRVIALLERLYAQDWRPGTPLPE from the coding sequence GTGACCCCCCCCACCACGCCCACCGGCGCGCCGGCGATCACCCTCGCCGACTCGCGCCGCGTGCCCGGACCGGGCCTCCTCTGGGACCGCCCCGGGGCCGTGGCGGAGGTCACCTGCCCCGATGAGCTGCTCGACGGCTTCCTCGCCGCCTGGCGGGAGGCGGCGCGGCGCATGCTCGACCGGCTCGGCTGGACCACGGAGGCGCTCACGGCCCGCCGCTTTGCGCACGGCGCCAGCGTGGCCGTGAGCGCCCCGATCGACCTCCTCTTCACCGCGACCGAGATCAACGAGTGGGCCATCGCCGCGGCCACCGAGCACCTCGGCGGCCCGGCGGCCCCCATCGAGGCGGTGGCCGCCGCCGACCTGCGGGAGCGGATGCGCGCCGAGGCCCGCCCCGCCCTGCTGGCGCTCTACCGGGAGGCCACCGCCCGCGGCCTCACCTGCCTGCACGATCCCGACGAGGTCTCGGTGGGCGCCGGCACCGGCTCCCGCACCTGGGCGGTCGGCGCCCTCCCGGCACCGGCGCAGGTGGACTGGGCCGGCATCCATGACATCCCCGTGGTGCTCGTGACCGGCTCCAACGGCAAGACCACCACCGTCCGGCTGCTCGCGGCCATGGCCACCGCCGCCGGGCGCCTCACGGGGCTGAGCTGCACTGATACCGTGACCATCGGCGGCGAGGTGATGGACCGCGGCGACTGGGCCGGCCCCGCCGGCGCGCGCTTCGTGCTGCGTGATCGCCGGGTGGAATTCGCCGTGCTCGAGACCGCGCGGGGCGGGATCCTCCGCCGCGGCCTGGCCGCCACCCGCGCCGTGGCGGCCATGGTCACCAACATCGCCGAGGACCACGTGGGCGAGTGGGGCGTCGGCGACCTGCGCACCCTGGCCGAGACCAAGCTGGTGGTGGGGCGCGCCGTGCTGCCCGGCGGCCGCCTGGTGCTCAACGCCGACGACGCGCACCTGGTGGCGGTGGCGCCGCTGGCCCGCGCCCCGATCCTGTGGACCTCCCTCGATCCGGGCGCGCCGGTCCTCGCCGCGCACCGGGCCACGGGAGGCGATGCCTGCTGGGTGGAAGACGGGATGATCGTGCTGGCGCAGGGCGGCGCGCGCACCGAGGTGCTGCCGGTGGCGGACGCGCCGATGACCATCGGCGGCGCGGCGCGGCACAACGTCTACAACGCCCTCGGCGCGGTGGCGCTCGCGGCCGTCGCCGGCCTGCCACTCGACGCGATCCGCGCCGGCCTGCGCCAGTTCCACGGCACCAGCCACGACAACCCGGGCCGCCTCAACCTCTACCAGCTGGGCGGCGCCACGGCCATCGTGGACTTCGCCCACAACCCGCACGGCATGGACGCGCTGATTGCGCTGGCGCGCGCCCTCCCCGCCGCCCGCCGCCTGGTAATCCTGGGGCAGGCCGGCGACCGCGACGACGACGCCATCCGCCAGCTGGCGCGCAGCGCCTGGGCGCTGCGCCCCGACCGGGTGCTGCTGAAGGAGATGGAGCACTACCTGCGGGGCCGGCAGCCCGGCGAGGCCAGCGACCTCCTGGCCGCGGAGCTTCAGGCCCTCGGTGCCGACCCGGCAAGCGTCGAGCGCCACCCCACCGAGCTGCTCGCGGTGCGCGCCGCGCTCGCCTGGGCCCGTCCCGGCGACCTGCTGGTGCTCCCCACCCACGCCGAGCGCGGCCGCGTGATCGCCCTCCTGGAGCGGCTCTACGCCCAGGATTGGCGGCCCGGCACGCCGCTGCCCGAGTAA
- a CDS encoding DUF2269 family protein: MVDYLVIKSLHLLGAVLLLGNVTVTGVWSYYLYRHWRDGTVPFRPIARAILWTDLAFTAGGGAALTVSGVWMILRMDYPVLATPWLLKGIVALSLSTLSWLVVLLPDQVRLEKSDDPAVIRRLFQRWSVVGWASTALLFYALWVMVTKR; the protein is encoded by the coding sequence ATGGTTGACTACCTCGTCATCAAGTCGCTCCACCTGCTGGGCGCGGTGCTGCTGCTCGGCAACGTGACCGTCACGGGCGTGTGGTCCTACTACCTCTACCGTCATTGGCGTGACGGCACGGTGCCGTTCCGCCCGATCGCGCGGGCCATCCTCTGGACCGACCTGGCCTTCACCGCCGGGGGCGGGGCGGCGCTCACGGTGAGCGGGGTCTGGATGATTCTCCGCATGGACTACCCGGTGCTGGCCACGCCGTGGCTGCTCAAGGGCATCGTGGCGCTCTCCCTCAGCACGCTCTCGTGGCTGGTGGTGCTGCTCCCCGACCAGGTGCGGCTCGAGAAAAGCGACGACCCGGCGGTGATCCGGCGGCTGTTCCAGCGCTGGTCGGTGGTGGGCTGGGCCTCGACGGCGCTGCTGTTCTACGCGTTGTGGGTGATGGTCACCAAGCGCTGA
- a CDS encoding MerR family transcriptional regulator, whose protein sequence is MTAIAPNRTYEIHEVAELTGLQTARLRAWERRYEVVRPRRLPNRYRVYTSEQVALLRAFGRLCAAGERIGDLVREARESVIARAEGRATDGSPLSLMLEAIRRLDREQLTQLLQEQRQRLGGLRFGREIVLPLSEVIGDLWALGKLNVAAEHLASEVVVQQLKQELAGGPATGPVLLAACMPGEHHEWGFLVTLVEMRQAGWRVQYLGADLPLKDLTDAAWTVVPAVVAISAVNPDNVLARLVELRRLPRLLPPGTRVVLGGAGADANGARLRRAGLKVGAGAIPAPGAAPTPLRVVLA, encoded by the coding sequence ATGACCGCCATCGCGCCCAACCGCACCTACGAGATTCACGAAGTCGCCGAGCTCACCGGCCTGCAGACCGCGCGGCTGCGCGCGTGGGAACGGCGCTATGAAGTGGTCCGGCCCCGCCGCCTGCCCAACCGCTATCGGGTCTACACCAGCGAGCAGGTGGCGCTGCTGCGCGCCTTCGGGCGCCTGTGCGCGGCGGGGGAGCGCATCGGCGACCTGGTCCGGGAGGCACGCGAGTCGGTCATCGCCCGGGCCGAGGGGCGGGCCACCGACGGCTCGCCGCTTTCGCTCATGCTCGAGGCCATCCGCCGGCTCGACCGGGAGCAGCTCACCCAGCTGCTGCAGGAGCAGCGCCAGCGGCTCGGCGGGCTCCGCTTCGGGCGGGAGATCGTCCTCCCCCTGAGCGAGGTGATCGGTGATCTCTGGGCCCTCGGCAAGCTCAACGTGGCGGCCGAGCACCTCGCCAGCGAGGTCGTGGTGCAGCAGCTCAAGCAGGAACTCGCCGGCGGCCCGGCCACCGGCCCGGTGCTGCTGGCCGCGTGCATGCCGGGCGAGCACCATGAGTGGGGCTTCCTGGTGACGCTGGTCGAGATGCGGCAGGCCGGCTGGCGGGTGCAGTACCTCGGCGCCGACCTGCCGCTCAAGGATCTGACCGACGCGGCGTGGACGGTGGTCCCCGCCGTGGTGGCCATCTCCGCCGTCAATCCGGACAACGTGCTCGCCCGGCTGGTGGAGCTGCGCCGGTTGCCGCGGCTGCTCCCGCCCGGGACCCGGGTGGTGCTGGGTGGGGCGGGCGCGGATGCCAACGGCGCGCGGTTGCGCCGGGCGGGGCTCAAGGTGGGCGCGGGCGCGATCCCGGCGCCGGGCGCGGCGCCGACGCCCCTGCGGGTGGTGCTGGCGTGA
- a CDS encoding cyanophycinase, translating into MSPSRPSGDDPRGYIIPIGGAEEKIHDPAILKRFAKLCGGREARIAIIPTASLASDTGRRYEALFDDLGVRSAVALPLESRTDCEDADTLEQLERATGVFLTGGNQLRLATHLGGTPIAKTIRILNARGVHVAGTSAGAAFLSEHMIAFGEEGASPRAGSVTLSPGLGLTNRVVIDQHFRQRDRLGRLLTALAYNPFAVGLGLDEDTAAFIGPDEIVEVMGSGGVTVVDPSEIEFSSMDQASRDEPVCLLGVRLHILVRGATFNLHTRAALPGSVATVKG; encoded by the coding sequence ATGAGTCCCTCACGCCCCAGCGGCGACGACCCGCGCGGGTACATCATCCCGATCGGCGGCGCGGAAGAGAAGATCCACGATCCCGCGATCCTCAAGCGGTTCGCCAAGCTGTGCGGCGGGCGGGAGGCGCGGATCGCGATCATCCCGACCGCCTCGCTGGCCTCCGACACGGGCCGGCGTTACGAGGCGCTGTTCGACGACCTCGGGGTGCGGTCCGCGGTGGCCCTGCCGCTGGAGAGCCGCACCGACTGCGAGGACGCCGACACCCTGGAGCAGCTGGAGCGCGCCACGGGCGTGTTCCTCACGGGGGGCAACCAGCTCCGGCTGGCCACGCACCTCGGGGGCACCCCGATCGCGAAGACCATCCGCATCCTCAACGCCCGCGGGGTGCACGTGGCGGGCACCTCGGCCGGCGCGGCGTTCCTGTCCGAGCACATGATCGCCTTCGGCGAGGAGGGGGCGAGCCCCCGTGCCGGGAGCGTGACGCTCTCGCCGGGGCTGGGGCTGACCAACCGGGTGGTGATCGACCAGCACTTCCGGCAGCGCGACCGGCTGGGCCGGCTGCTCACCGCGCTGGCTTACAACCCCTTTGCCGTGGGACTCGGGCTGGACGAGGATACGGCCGCCTTCATCGGGCCCGACGAAATTGTCGAAGTGATGGGCTCGGGCGGCGTGACCGTGGTGGACCCCTCGGAGATCGAATTCTCCTCGATGGACCAGGCCAGCCGGGACGAGCCGGTGTGCCTGCTGGGGGTCCGGCTGCACATTCTTGTCCGGGGCGCCACGTTCAATCTTCATACTCGGGCGGCCCTGCCCGGGAGCGTCGCGACGGTGAAAGGCTAG
- a CDS encoding phytoene/squalene synthase family protein: MILDPLERSYAEAEALTATWAKSFHFASRFLPAAKRRAVCALYAYCRHADNLVDDRGDRPEAQARADLAALAAQVRAMHAGTPPTDDRWLALHDTLRRYPVPLDPLLELLEGVALDLEPVAIPDVAALERYCRQVAGGVGLAVAPILGAQPGEEAAGLQLGLAMQLTNILRDVREDLDRGRLYFPATELAAWGISRADLERRTMTPRLRLYVAFQICRAREYFAAAEPAIDRFPDDGSRLTVRLMQRTYAGILDEIERMDGDVFRARAHVPFRRKLVILGRAMLSRGPRQSLLDTTPA, translated from the coding sequence GTGATCCTCGATCCGCTGGAACGGAGCTACGCCGAGGCGGAAGCGCTCACGGCCACCTGGGCCAAGAGCTTTCACTTTGCCAGCCGGTTCCTGCCCGCGGCCAAGCGCCGTGCCGTGTGCGCGCTCTATGCCTATTGCCGCCACGCCGACAACCTGGTCGACGACCGCGGCGACCGGCCGGAGGCGCAGGCCCGCGCCGACCTCGCCGCACTCGCGGCGCAGGTCCGGGCCATGCACGCGGGCACCCCGCCGACCGACGACCGCTGGCTGGCGTTGCACGACACCCTGCGGCGCTATCCCGTACCGCTGGACCCGCTGCTCGAGCTGCTGGAGGGCGTGGCCCTGGATCTCGAGCCGGTGGCCATCCCCGACGTCGCGGCGCTCGAGCGCTATTGCCGCCAGGTGGCCGGGGGGGTGGGGCTCGCGGTGGCGCCGATCCTCGGCGCCCAGCCGGGGGAGGAGGCTGCCGGGCTGCAGCTCGGGCTCGCCATGCAGCTCACCAACATCCTGCGCGACGTGCGCGAGGACCTGGACCGCGGCCGGCTCTACTTTCCCGCCACCGAACTCGCCGCGTGGGGAATCAGCCGGGCGGATCTGGAGCGGCGCACGATGACGCCGCGGCTCCGGCTGTACGTGGCCTTCCAGATCTGCCGGGCCCGGGAGTACTTCGCGGCGGCGGAACCGGCGATCGACCGCTTTCCGGACGACGGCTCCCGCCTCACCGTGCGGCTCATGCAGCGCACCTACGCCGGGATTCTCGATGAGATCGAGCGGATGGACGGTGACGTCTTCCGCGCCCGGGCGCACGTCCCCTTCCGGCGGAAGCTGGTGATCCTGGGACGCGCCATGCTGTCCCGCGGGCCGCGCCAGTCGCTGCTCGACACCACCCCGGCCTGA
- the cphA gene encoding cyanophycin synthetase encodes MRIADRSVYIGPSLYAHFPVIRLEVDLGALEAWPTARLGPAFTDALVQALPGLAEHGCSYGEPGGFLRRCREDEGTWLGHVLEHVVIELQQASGRQVTFGKTRSLDLPGWYQVVFQYEEETVGLEAANLGLTLLQSLLPPELRDPGAVPEGFDFTRARESFIRFAQRRDLGPSTASLVRVAQDRGIPWIRLNEYSLVQFGHGRWQQRIQATVTSHTPHIAVELASDKEETNRILGTLGLPVPRQRLVQSEGEAVRAAREIGYPVVLKPYNGNHGRGVSIHLTDDAQVQVAFGVAQQHSRSVIVETYLTGDDHRMLVVNGRLVAVAKRVPGHVVGDGARTIEQLVERVNADPRRGVGHEKVLTRLEFDHQADTLLAKRGYGRATVPAAGEVVYLRSTGNLSTGGTAIDVTDLVHPDNEEMAVRAVKAIGLDVGGVDFLSPDIAVSYKENGAGICEINAAPGFRMHVAPSEGKPRDVAGAVIDMLFPAGAPSRIPIAAVTGTNGKTTTARMLAHIHKLSGKCVGLTTTDGVYIDGQCTVKGDMTGPVATRMVLKDPHVEVAVLEVARGGLLRAGMGTRFIDVGAVLNVQSDHLGLKGIDTLEQLAAVKRIPVEVAQDTAVLNADDPLVLRMADYTDAKNLCYVTMHPSHPLVREHIRAGGRAACLETGINGQMITLYDRGTHIPLLWSHLIPATLEGKATHNVQNAMFAAAMAFSMGVKLEDIRHGLRTFDTTFFQAPGRMNVYDDHPFKVILDYGHNPSAVEAMVTLVERLEPPGRRLVVVAAPGDRRDEDIREIGRICAGHFDHYICRRDDRTRGRGPDEVPALLRDALLAHGVPAAQVACVPEETEAIEAALRWGQPGDVLLIFVDQITRSWKQVVQFQPDAAPRPEPSRPAYVEAPPLAEPVLLDSDQVVRDARGVRLAREERDD; translated from the coding sequence ATGCGCATCGCAGACCGCTCCGTCTACATCGGTCCCAGCCTGTACGCCCACTTCCCCGTGATCCGCCTCGAGGTGGACCTCGGCGCGCTGGAGGCGTGGCCCACGGCGCGCCTGGGCCCCGCGTTCACCGACGCGCTGGTCCAGGCGCTGCCCGGCCTGGCGGAGCACGGCTGTTCCTACGGCGAGCCCGGTGGCTTCCTGCGCCGCTGCCGGGAGGACGAGGGGACCTGGCTGGGCCACGTGCTGGAGCACGTGGTCATCGAGCTGCAGCAGGCGAGCGGCCGGCAGGTGACCTTCGGCAAGACCCGCTCGCTGGACCTGCCGGGGTGGTACCAGGTGGTGTTCCAGTACGAGGAAGAGACCGTGGGCCTCGAGGCGGCAAACCTCGGGCTCACGCTGCTGCAGTCGCTGCTGCCGCCGGAGCTGCGCGATCCCGGCGCGGTGCCGGAGGGCTTCGACTTCACCCGGGCGCGCGAGAGCTTCATCCGCTTCGCGCAGCGGCGCGACCTCGGGCCGAGCACCGCGTCGCTGGTGCGGGTGGCGCAGGACCGCGGCATCCCGTGGATCCGGCTCAACGAGTACAGCCTGGTGCAGTTCGGGCACGGCCGCTGGCAGCAGCGGATCCAGGCCACCGTCACCAGCCACACCCCGCACATCGCGGTGGAGCTGGCCTCCGACAAGGAAGAGACCAACCGGATCCTCGGCACGCTGGGCCTGCCGGTGCCCCGGCAGCGGCTGGTCCAGTCGGAGGGCGAGGCGGTGCGGGCCGCGCGCGAGATCGGCTACCCCGTGGTGCTCAAGCCGTACAACGGCAACCACGGGCGGGGCGTCTCGATCCACCTGACCGACGACGCGCAGGTGCAGGTGGCGTTCGGGGTGGCGCAGCAGCACAGCCGCAGCGTGATCGTGGAGACCTACCTCACCGGCGACGACCATCGCATGCTGGTGGTGAACGGGCGGCTGGTGGCGGTGGCCAAGCGGGTGCCGGGGCACGTGGTGGGCGACGGCGCGCGGACCATCGAGCAGCTGGTGGAGCGGGTCAACGCCGACCCGCGCCGCGGCGTGGGGCACGAGAAGGTGCTCACCCGGCTCGAGTTCGACCACCAGGCCGACACGCTGCTGGCCAAGCGCGGCTACGGCCGCGCCACCGTGCCCGCCGCGGGCGAGGTGGTCTACCTCCGCAGCACCGGCAACCTCTCCACCGGCGGCACCGCGATCGACGTCACCGACCTGGTGCACCCCGACAACGAGGAGATGGCGGTGCGCGCGGTGAAGGCGATCGGCCTCGACGTGGGCGGGGTGGACTTCCTGAGCCCGGACATCGCGGTGAGCTACAAGGAGAACGGCGCCGGCATCTGCGAGATCAACGCGGCGCCGGGCTTCCGGATGCACGTGGCGCCGAGCGAGGGGAAGCCGCGCGACGTGGCCGGGGCGGTGATCGACATGCTGTTCCCGGCGGGGGCCCCCTCGCGCATTCCCATCGCGGCGGTGACGGGCACCAACGGCAAGACCACCACCGCGCGCATGCTGGCCCACATCCACAAGCTCTCGGGCAAGTGCGTCGGGCTGACCACCACCGACGGGGTGTACATCGACGGGCAGTGCACCGTGAAGGGTGACATGACCGGCCCGGTGGCCACCCGGATGGTGCTCAAGGACCCGCACGTGGAGGTGGCGGTGCTGGAGGTGGCGCGGGGCGGCCTGCTCCGCGCCGGGATGGGCACCCGCTTCATCGACGTCGGCGCCGTGCTCAACGTCCAGTCCGACCACCTCGGCCTCAAGGGCATCGACACCCTGGAGCAGCTCGCCGCCGTGAAGCGGATCCCGGTGGAGGTGGCCCAGGACACCGCGGTGCTCAACGCCGACGACCCGCTGGTGCTCCGCATGGCCGACTACACCGACGCGAAGAACCTCTGCTACGTCACCATGCACCCCTCCCACCCGCTGGTGCGCGAGCACATCCGCGCCGGCGGGCGGGCCGCCTGCCTCGAGACCGGCATCAACGGCCAGATGATCACGCTGTACGACCGCGGCACCCACATCCCGCTCCTGTGGAGCCACCTCATCCCCGCCACCCTCGAGGGGAAGGCCACCCACAACGTCCAGAACGCGATGTTCGCCGCGGCGATGGCCTTCAGCATGGGGGTGAAGCTGGAGGACATCCGGCACGGCCTGCGCACCTTCGACACCACGTTCTTCCAGGCGCCCGGCCGGATGAACGTGTACGACGACCACCCGTTCAAGGTGATCCTCGACTACGGCCACAACCCCTCCGCCGTCGAGGCGATGGTCACCCTGGTGGAACGGCTGGAGCCGCCGGGCCGCCGCCTGGTGGTCGTGGCCGCCCCGGGCGACCGCCGCGACGAGGACATCCGGGAGATCGGCCGGATCTGCGCCGGGCACTTCGATCACTATATCTGCCGCCGCGACGACCGCACCCGTGGCCGGGGGCCCGACGAGGTGCCCGCGCTGCTGCGTGACGCGCTGCTCGCCCACGGGGTACCCGCGGCGCAGGTGGCCTGCGTCCCGGAGGAGACCGAGGCCATCGAGGCCGCGCTCCGCTGGGGCCAGCCCGGCGACGTGCTGCTCATCTTCGTGGACCAGATCACCCGCAGCTGGAAGCAGGTGGTCCAGTTCCAGCCCGACGCCGCCCCCCGCCCCGAGCCGAGCCGCCCGGCGTACGTCGAGGCGCCGCCCCTGGCGGAGCCGGTGCTGCTCGACAGCGACCAGGTGGTCCGTGACGCGCGCGGCGTCCGGCTGGCGCGCGAGGAGCGGGACGACTGA